One Pseudonocardia abyssalis DNA segment encodes these proteins:
- a CDS encoding beta-class carbonic anhydrase, with the protein MSVTDDLLANNAKYAESFQGPLPLPPAKQIAVLACMDARLNVYGILGLNEGESHVIRNAGGVVTDDEIRSLAISQRLLGTKEIILIHHTDCGMLTFTDDEFKKGIQDETGLKPQWAAESFTDLDTDVRQSINRIKASPYIPHTDQVRGFVFDVATGKLNEVA; encoded by the coding sequence ATGTCCGTCACGGACGACCTCCTCGCCAACAACGCCAAGTACGCGGAGTCCTTCCAGGGCCCGCTCCCCCTGCCCCCGGCCAAGCAGATCGCCGTCCTCGCCTGCATGGACGCCCGGCTGAACGTCTACGGGATCCTCGGCCTCAACGAGGGCGAGTCGCACGTCATCCGCAACGCGGGCGGCGTCGTCACCGACGACGAGATCCGCTCGCTCGCCATCTCCCAGCGCCTGCTCGGCACGAAGGAGATCATCCTCATCCACCACACGGACTGCGGGATGCTCACCTTCACCGACGACGAGTTCAAGAAGGGCATCCAGGACGAGACCGGCCTCAAGCCCCAGTGGGCCGCCGAGTCGTTCACCGACCTGGACACCGACGTGCGGCAGTCGATCAACCGCATCAAGGCCAGCCCGTACATCCCGCACACCGACCAGGTGCGCGGCTTCGTGTTCGACGTGGCGACCGGCAAGCTGAACGAGGTGGCCTGA